A stretch of DNA from Lusitaniella coriacea LEGE 07157:
TCCGCGTCGCGCAAAAATAGAGTTGCGCATGATCGATAGTTCAAATGCGGTTTTTCCCTGTAAATCTTCTGCGGTGACTTCTCGCTCAGAAAGCCAGTCATAATTCGTTTGGAGTCTAGATTGACGGCGAGGGGTTGGTTGCGGTTGTGGCGTTGGCGAATTTTGTGCGGTGTTGGGGGTGGAATTGCAAGTGTTGCGAGCGAGCTTGGCAGAAATCCACCCCTCTCTCGGTGCATTGATTTTTAACCATCCGTTTTCTTCCATCACGACGGAAACTTCTGTTCCATTCGCGATTGTTCCGACAATATTATTATCCTGCTGTCCTGGAGTCGAGCGCACATTGGTGGGCGGTTGAGGATCGTTTGTCACCCAAGGACAGGCATTATTGATTGCTGGGGTGTTTGCTGAATTGATAATGGGATTTTCCGAATCTTTCGGTTTAATTAAGAAGAATCCTGCAACTACCGCAGCACTGACTAATCCCCCAATAATCAGGCTGCTGACAATTGTATTTTTACTCTCCCTTGGCGGTGATGTGGAGGGAGGAGCGGGAATGGTTGGAGGAACAATTTGTTGAGGCGTAGAGAGTGGAGAGGGAATGGTTGGGGGAACGGTTTGTTTGGGGGTGGAGG
This window harbors:
- a CDS encoding YARHG domain-containing protein, whose translation is STPKQTVPPTIPSPLSTPQQIVPPTIPAPPSTSPPRESKNTIVSSLIIGGLVSAAVVAGFFLIKPKDSENPIINSANTPAINNACPWVTNDPQPPTNVRSTPGQQDNNIVGTIANGTEVSVVMEENGWLKINAPREGWISAKLARNTCNSTPNTAQNSPTPQPQPTPRRQSRLQTNYDWLSEREVTAEDLQGKTAFELSIMRNSIFARRGRKFDARELQTYFNNQTWYNPKYEPNAFPNDVLTRIERQNAAYILQYQNENNLRWIAEKLPEQPERPSVTQALVDYYSLINRAQYESAWTQLSKTFQNNSAVHPEGYTSYTNWWTQVNRVELGEMNVVESSAEVARVEVALTFKMQNGKESPLRIRFKFIWDEENEKWLIDDTKGL